In Bacillota bacterium, a single window of DNA contains:
- a CDS encoding GNAT family N-acetyltransferase, with protein MEGPRAARVDELPLVESLSNEVFRNFEDATQSMFQEFPDLFCEENIDNIRVIVEDGKPVSNINYLPGTVSIYGCNINIASLGGVATLKEYRGRGYASMLLDDCLNKMNKEGVDVLLISGDRRLYRNIGSMPAGLMYVYSITGNNGNKALNNLLNNYNTCNYNIREFNVQTSGQKCFEKLVDLYRQESIRFVRHYDKFYELLNSSKFVMKKSAQKKTYIIEDKGNYKAYFYMVIDGNTATIYDCAGPRELIIDACSKLIEEYGLESIKGRLMTYHQSAIDYCREKNIPLEEKRLSGTIKIVNFKGFMESLKQHFYEIYDNRFIDNLEFINDDKGACFSYNGYTCIIFDKAKLNDMIFGGAEVCREDFLPESNFDVFADFFSRVFPIPFVDPLSLNFI; from the coding sequence ATGGAAGGACCAAGAGCTGCAAGAGTTGATGAACTGCCTTTGGTGGAAAGCCTGTCCAATGAAGTTTTCCGTAACTTTGAGGATGCTACTCAGTCAATGTTTCAAGAGTTTCCTGATTTGTTTTGCGAAGAAAATATAGATAATATACGAGTTATTGTGGAAGATGGAAAGCCTGTTTCAAATATAAATTATCTTCCAGGTACAGTATCCATATACGGATGCAATATTAATATCGCATCTCTTGGGGGAGTTGCTACATTGAAAGAATATAGGGGTAGAGGTTATGCATCCATGCTTCTTGATGATTGTCTTAATAAAATGAACAAAGAGGGTGTTGATGTACTTCTAATATCCGGGGATAGGCGGTTGTATAGAAATATTGGAAGTATGCCGGCAGGATTAATGTATGTCTATAGTATTACTGGAAATAACGGCAATAAAGCTCTAAATAACTTGTTAAATAACTACAATACATGTAACTATAATATCAGGGAATTCAATGTCCAGACATCTGGCCAGAAGTGTTTTGAGAAACTTGTGGACCTTTATAGACAGGAAAGCATAAGGTTTGTACGCCATTATGATAAATTTTATGAGTTGCTAAATTCTTCTAAGTTTGTTATGAAAAAGTCGGCACAGAAGAAAACATATATAATTGAGGATAAAGGCAATTATAAAGCCTACTTCTATATGGTTATTGACGGAAATACAGCAACTATATATGACTGCGCCGGGCCAAGAGAACTAATAATTGATGCATGTTCCAAGCTTATAGAAGAATATGGTCTTGAAAGCATAAAAGGGAGGCTTATGACTTATCACCAGTCAGCTATAGACTATTGTAGAGAGAAAAATATACCGCTAGAAGAAAAGAGGCTTAGCGGGACAATAAAAATAGTTAATTTCAAAGGATTTATGGAATCTTTAAAACAGCATTTTTATGAAATCTATGATAATAGATTTATTGACAACCTGGAATTTATAAATGATGATAAAGGTGCATGCTTTTCCTATAATGGGTATACATGTATAATATTTGATAAAGCCAAGTTAAATGACATGATTTTTGGAGGTGCTGAGGTATGCAGGGAAGACTTTTTGCCTGAATCGAATTTTGAT
- a CDS encoding glucose 1-dehydrogenase, with translation MADNMFDLTGKVAIITGTSRGLGQYFGRALARAGADLVITSRNINSLEKFRGEIESLGRKALPVELDVCDYNSIQKMVEKAYEEYGKIDILVNNAGCNIRKPALEITWDDWNTVLDTNLRGSFFVAQAVARKMIPRKYGRIINIGSVTSVFGYAGITPYCASRGGVKQMTMSLADDWGKYGITVNCLAPGWFRTEQNKVLYEDKEWVEYICDRIPLKRPGQPDDLDGIIIFLASDESKYVTGQTILVDGGISTGATRATSKKSI, from the coding sequence GTGGCTGATAATATGTTTGATTTAACGGGAAAAGTTGCAATAATTACCGGGACCAGCAGAGGGTTGGGGCAATATTTTGGGCGTGCTTTGGCAAGAGCCGGTGCAGACCTTGTAATAACAAGCAGGAACATAAATTCTCTTGAGAAGTTTAGGGGAGAAATTGAGTCCCTGGGGAGAAAAGCATTGCCTGTGGAACTGGATGTCTGTGATTATAATAGTATACAAAAAATGGTAGAAAAGGCGTATGAAGAATACGGGAAAATAGATATTCTTGTTAATAATGCGGGTTGTAATATTAGGAAACCTGCTTTGGAAATAACATGGGACGACTGGAATACAGTCCTTGATACCAATCTTCGGGGTTCATTTTTTGTTGCCCAGGCTGTAGCGAGAAAGATGATACCGAGAAAGTACGGACGGATAATAAATATAGGCTCTGTTACCAGTGTCTTTGGTTATGCAGGAATTACACCTTATTGTGCAAGCAGGGGCGGAGTTAAACAGATGACCATGAGCCTGGCAGATGATTGGGGAAAATACGGTATAACGGTAAACTGCCTTGCTCCCGGGTGGTTCAGAACTGAACAAAACAAAGTACTGTATGAAGATAAAGAATGGGTTGAATATATATGCGACAGAATACCACTGAAACGCCCCGGCCAGCCTGATGACCTTGATGGGATAATTATATTCCTGGCATCAGACGAAAGCAAATACGTGACAGGCCAAACAATACTTGTTGATGGAGGCATTTCTACGGGAGCTACCCGAGCCACAAGTAAAAAATCAATATGA